One window of the Trifolium pratense cultivar HEN17-A07 linkage group LG2, ARS_RC_1.1, whole genome shotgun sequence genome contains the following:
- the LOC123910129 gene encoding ran guanine nucleotide release factor, producing MSQEIVHQRPLFGGKLSAMFPNRFQDVSNIREVPDHQEVFADPSRDESLIVELLEYKPDIADNESATWFLQDLASEQDAEGTVVIEQSGVLEAPGLMYNNIPAVVTTAVGQMAISKGRQGREAQNIVKVYLANLRIKGVDTDVLITAYEPIVINPFSESADTVGAGMAVPAAQAGCMSMDEVFKHAVTSFKVYDWSLFVASRP from the exons aTGTCACAAGAAATTGTTCATCAGCGCCCTTTGTTTGGGGGAAAATTATCAGCCATGTTCCCTAACAGGTTCCAG GATGTCAGCAATATTCGAGAAGTCCCGGATCATCAG GAGGTGTTTGCGGATCCTAGTCGTGATGAAAGCTTGATAGTTGAGCTTTTAGAGTATAAACCTGATATTGCTGATAATGAAAGTGCTACATGGTTTCTTCAAGACCTTGCCAGCGAGCAGGATGCTGAAGGAACTGTG GTTATTGAGCAGTCAGGAGTTCTTGAAGCACCTGGTTTGATGTATAATAATATACCGGCTGTTGTAACAACTGCAGTAGGTCAAAtg GCGATTTCTAAGGGACGACAAGGAAGGGAAGCACAAAATATTGTCAAA GTTTATTTGGCAAACTTGCGTATTAAAGGAGTTGATACTGATGTACTAATCACTGCATATGAGCCCATTGTTATCAA CCCTTTTAGTGAAAGTGCGGACACGGTTGGTGCCGGCATGGCTGTTCCTGCTGCACAAGCTGGATGTATGTCAATGGATGAGGTCTTTAAACATGCTGTTACAAGCTTCAAGGTTTATGACTGGAGTCTTTTTGTTGCATCAAGACCCTAG
- the LOC123909580 gene encoding peroxisomal adenine nucleotide carrier 1 → MNVDLESLAEATSGAIGSLLSTTILYPLDTCKTKYQAEARSHGNRKYKNLSDVLWEAISNRQILSLYQGLGTKNLQSFFSQFVYFYGYSYFKRLYLEKSGYKSIGTRANLLIAAAAGAVTAITTQPLDTASSRMQTSAFGKSKGLLKTLTEGTWSDAFDGLSISLMLTTNPAIQYTVFDQLKNRVLTNNQNISEKGVSPTSLSAFMAFLLGAISKSIATCLTYPAIRCKVIIQAADADEESSKKLIKSPKTVSSVLYGIWKKEGVLGYFKGLHAQILKTVLSSALLLMIKEKISATTWVLILAIKRYLLLPKSSRVKNL, encoded by the exons atgAACGTGGATCTGGAATCCTTGGCAGAAGCCACTTCTGGAGCCATAGGATCATTGCTTAGCACAACAATTCTCTACCCACTTGATACCTGCAAAACTAAGTATCAAGCTGAGGCACGTTCTCATGGTAACAGAAAGTACAA GAATCTCTCTGATGTGTTATGGGAGGCGATATCTAACCGTCAGATTCTTTCGCTTTACCAGGGCCTTGGAACAAAAAATCTTCAATCCTTTTTTTCACAGTTTGTCTACTTCTATGGTTATAGTTACTTTAAAAGACTGTATCTTGAAAAAAGTGGATATAAATCCATTGGAACAAGAGCAAACTTGTTAATTGCTGCTGCTGCTGGGGCTGTCACAGCCATTACAACTCAG CCCCTGGATACAGCCTCTTCAAGGATGCAGACAAGTGCTTTTGGAAAATCTAAAGGGCTACTGAAAACCCTTACGGAAGGCACATGGAGTGATGCATTTGATGGCCTTAGCATTTCCTTGATGCTCACCACAAACCCTGCAATTCAG TATACAGTGTTTGATCAGCTGAAAAACCGAGTACTGACAAATAACCAAAACATATCCGAGAAAGGAGTATCTCCAACATCACTGTCTGCATTTATGGCCTTCCTTTTAGGTGCAATTTCGAAGAGTATTGCTACCTGTCTAACGTATCCTGCTATCAG GTGCAAAGTAATCATTCAAGCTGCAGACGCGGATGAAGAATCTTCTAAAAAACTGATAAAATCACCGAAAACCGTGTCCAGCGTTCTCTATGGAATATGGAAAAAGGAGGGAGTTTTGGGCTATTTTAAAGGATTACATGCTCAGATATTGAAAACTGTTTTGAGCTCGGCATTGCTCTTGATGATCAAGGAGAAGATCTCTGCTACTACTTGGGTCCTTATACTTGCAATTAAAAGGTATCTCTTACTCCCAAAGAGTAGTAGGGTTAAGAACTTGTAA